A portion of the Calothrix sp. 336/3 genome contains these proteins:
- the psb30 gene encoding photosystem II reaction center protein Ycf12/Psb30: MFEALANINWEVIFQLLFVAMIMLAGPAVIFVLAFRNGDM, translated from the coding sequence ATGTTTGAAGCTTTAGCTAATATTAACTGGGAAGTTATTTTTCAATTGCTGTTCGTTGCAATGATTATGTTAGCTGGTCCAGCAGTGATATTTGTATTAGCTTTCCGCAATGGGGATATGTAA
- a CDS encoding ATP-binding protein yields the protein MLNVNRWRQKNSSPQSSSIRIRQNGVIKITASFAIFVGLIVLLGWWLDIDTIKTFFSLSQSSMKVNTACCFLLAGIGLILFLPKSGRAKLYSRAVCRFCAGVIFLIGGLTLLEYLLGWNLGIDRLVFGEQLTRGSTLFPGRMGFNTAINFVLLGRALELLAKPKSPRSFWLSQSLTLTATIMALQALIGYVYEVKIFYGILPNTTVMALHTAITFLVLSFGILWVEPEQGLMAVITNQSDGGLLLRRLLIGAIAAPLILGWLILLGIKAGEYSTAFAISLFTLVIIVIFALLIWVTAAAMQGLTKERDRTVQALHLQEAKLRSFVEANIIGIISADLYGGIYEANDKFLDMIGYTREDFVTGKVNWKNITPPEYTELEIEIINQAKITGSCLPYEKKYIHRDGHLVPVVVGFSLVGEEQNEAIAFILDLSDRQQAETALRESEARFRLAFNNIPDVFVIYDAQRRFQFVNNSAIERIQKPSSAIIGCTDEEILPPEVTNVYLPTLIQATQTATPQTLETQFPVGNDTSHLLIKYVPILNEQGKMSQILGFAEDITAQKRVEATLRNQQKWLEYILNLMPLAFLLIEPETAKVTFANRTADILAGGEFPKGKPGDEYHTIYYCTDENGDRIPNAQMPGVRVAKGERLEGVEMDWHTPTGIRSLLIYADTLPTMHGYPATCVLVFQDISNLKNVEKALSLGYKRLHLLFDTANELLTSQDPVVLVENVFSKLAEQIRLDVYFNYLVEENGTILKLASYRGISEAVAETIQWLEFGQATCGVVAQERRPMGLQKVQERTDNTTEFIRSVGIQAYYCCPLIAQGKLLGTLGFGSCCRSQFTQNEIGMMQAVCDQVATALERASLIADLQAQTEQLREANRMKDEFLAILSHELRSPLNAILGWAQLLRSRKLSEVQITKAIETIERNAKAQTQLIEDLLDISRMIRGQLQLNVKNCDLMRIIEAALDTVNLAAQAKDIHLITRLDPRATMITGDSDRLQQVIWNLLSNAIKFTPQGGNVTIELTVTSPESSAKSRPHLAQLRVIDTGIGITAEFLPYVFDRFRQADSSSTRSHGGLGLGLAIVRHLVEMHGGTVHVASPGKDLGSIFTIYLPLVKTVNPPISTDVSAPENLLPNSLRGIRVLVVDDEADSREFLTTVLEQSEAEVETASSVAQALEIIRQSLPDVIVSDIGMPMEDGYSFIRKLRSLPPEAGGKIPATALTAYARAEDRRQALQAGFQLHLPKPIDPSELITVVASLAKRPASF from the coding sequence ATGCTAAACGTAAACCGTTGGCGGCAGAAAAATTCCTCTCCTCAATCATCCTCTATCAGAATTAGGCAAAATGGTGTCATCAAAATCACCGCTAGCTTTGCAATATTCGTCGGTTTAATTGTTCTGTTGGGCTGGTGGCTAGATATTGATACTATTAAGACATTTTTTTCTCTTAGTCAGTCATCAATGAAGGTAAATACAGCCTGCTGTTTTTTGCTTGCAGGAATAGGTTTAATTCTGTTTTTGCCAAAATCAGGCAGGGCAAAGCTCTACTCTCGCGCAGTTTGTCGATTCTGTGCCGGGGTAATTTTTCTGATAGGGGGACTAACTTTATTAGAGTATTTACTTGGGTGGAATTTGGGCATTGATCGCTTAGTTTTTGGGGAGCAATTAACTAGGGGAAGTACGCTTTTTCCTGGGAGGATGGGGTTTAATACTGCGATTAATTTTGTCTTACTAGGTAGGGCATTAGAACTATTAGCTAAACCGAAAAGTCCGCGAAGTTTCTGGTTATCCCAAAGTTTGACACTAACTGCGACTATTATGGCTTTACAGGCTTTGATAGGGTATGTCTATGAAGTCAAAATATTCTATGGGATATTACCAAACACAACGGTGATGGCATTGCATACAGCCATAACTTTTCTTGTGTTGTCCTTTGGTATTCTCTGGGTAGAACCAGAACAGGGTTTAATGGCAGTAATCACCAACCAAAGTGATGGAGGTTTGTTATTACGTCGTCTATTAATTGGGGCGATCGCTGCTCCTTTAATTCTGGGTTGGTTGATTTTGTTGGGAATAAAAGCCGGGGAATATAGTACCGCCTTTGCAATTTCTTTATTTACCCTGGTTATCATAGTTATTTTTGCTTTATTGATTTGGGTGACAGCTGCTGCGATGCAAGGTTTAACCAAGGAACGCGATCGCACTGTTCAAGCATTACACCTTCAAGAAGCGAAACTCCGTAGTTTTGTCGAAGCCAATATTATTGGAATTATTAGTGCAGATTTGTATGGTGGTATATATGAAGCCAATGATAAATTTCTAGACATGATTGGCTATACCAGGGAAGACTTCGTGACAGGTAAAGTCAATTGGAAAAATATTACACCCCCAGAATACACAGAATTAGAAATAGAAATCATTAATCAAGCTAAAATCACTGGCTCCTGTCTACCCTACGAAAAAAAATATATCCATCGAGATGGACATTTAGTACCAGTTGTCGTTGGTTTTAGCTTGGTAGGAGAAGAACAAAATGAGGCGATCGCCTTTATCCTCGACTTGAGCGATCGCCAGCAAGCAGAAACTGCCCTGCGGGAGAGTGAAGCCAGATTTCGCCTTGCCTTTAATAATATTCCTGATGTTTTTGTGATTTATGATGCTCAGAGAAGATTCCAGTTCGTCAACAATAGCGCCATCGAGCGTATACAAAAACCCTCATCTGCAATTATTGGCTGCACCGACGAAGAAATTTTGCCCCCAGAAGTCACAAATGTCTATTTACCTACCCTGATTCAAGCTACTCAAACTGCCACCCCCCAAACCCTAGAGACACAATTTCCTGTAGGTAATGATACGAGCCACCTCCTGATCAAGTACGTACCAATCCTGAATGAGCAAGGAAAAATGTCTCAAATTCTCGGCTTTGCTGAGGATATTACTGCCCAGAAACGAGTCGAAGCTACCCTACGCAATCAGCAAAAATGGTTGGAATATATCCTCAACCTCATGCCCCTCGCCTTCTTGTTGATTGAACCGGAAACAGCAAAAGTGACTTTTGCCAATAGAACTGCTGATATTTTAGCTGGGGGAGAATTTCCTAAAGGAAAACCTGGAGACGAGTATCACACGATATATTACTGTACGGATGAAAACGGCGATCGCATCCCCAATGCCCAAATGCCAGGGGTGAGGGTTGCCAAAGGAGAACGATTAGAAGGGGTAGAAATGGATTGGCACACCCCCACAGGTATTCGCTCTCTCCTGATATATGCCGATACCTTACCCACCATGCACGGCTATCCGGCAACCTGTGTATTAGTTTTTCAAGATATCAGCAACCTAAAAAATGTCGAAAAAGCTCTCAGCTTAGGATATAAAAGACTACACCTTTTATTTGATACAGCTAATGAACTACTGACAAGTCAAGATCCTGTAGTTCTAGTTGAGAACGTTTTCAGTAAACTTGCAGAGCAAATCAGGTTAGATGTTTACTTCAATTACTTAGTTGAGGAAAACGGTACTATCCTCAAACTCGCTTCCTATCGTGGAATTTCGGAAGCCGTCGCCGAAACCATTCAATGGTTAGAATTTGGGCAAGCTACCTGTGGCGTTGTCGCCCAAGAACGTCGCCCTATGGGTTTACAGAAGGTTCAGGAGCGCACTGATAACACCACGGAATTTATTCGCAGCGTCGGGATTCAAGCCTACTATTGCTGTCCATTGATTGCCCAGGGGAAGTTATTGGGAACCCTGGGATTTGGTAGTTGCTGTCGTTCCCAGTTCACTCAGAATGAAATTGGCATGATGCAAGCGGTATGCGATCAGGTAGCCACTGCCCTAGAGCGGGCAAGTTTAATCGCAGATTTGCAGGCACAAACTGAGCAACTGCGCGAAGCTAACCGCATGAAAGACGAATTTTTAGCCATACTCTCCCATGAATTGCGATCGCCACTGAATGCGATTCTAGGTTGGGCACAATTATTACGTTCGCGCAAACTTAGTGAAGTCCAAATTACCAAAGCCATTGAAACCATTGAACGTAACGCCAAAGCCCAAACCCAGCTAATTGAAGATTTACTGGATATTTCCCGGATGATTCGCGGACAGTTGCAGTTGAATGTCAAAAACTGCGATTTAATGAGAATTATCGAAGCAGCATTAGATACGGTTAATCTGGCTGCCCAAGCCAAGGATATTCATTTGATAACCCGCCTTGACCCCAGGGCGACTATGATTACAGGTGATAGCGATCGCCTGCAACAAGTTATTTGGAACTTACTTTCCAACGCCATCAAATTCACGCCCCAGGGTGGTAACGTCACCATAGAATTAACAGTTACATCCCCAGAAAGTTCAGCAAAATCTCGCCCGCACTTAGCTCAACTACGGGTGATAGATACAGGTATTGGTATCACTGCGGAATTTTTGCCCTACGTCTTTGACAGATTTCGTCAAGCAGATAGCTCCAGTACCCGCTCCCATGGTGGGCTAGGTTTAGGATTGGCGATCGTCCGCCATTTAGTAGAAATGCACGGTGGTACAGTTCATGTAGCCAGCCCAGGAAAAGACTTAGGTAGTATCTTCACCATCTACCTGCCCCTAGTCAAAACCGTTAATCCCCCCATATCCACAGATGTCTCTGCCCCAGAAAATCTTCTACCTAACTCCCTGCGGGGTATTCGAGTGTTAGTCGTAGACGATGAAGCAGACAGTAGGGAATTTCTCACAACTGTATTGGAACAATCTGAAGCAGAAGTTGAAACTGCTAGCTCAGTCGCTCAAGCATTAGAAATTATCCGTCAGTCTTTACCAGATGTAATTGTCAGCGATATTGGTATGCCCATGGAAGACGGCTATTCCTTCATCCGCAAACTGCGATCGCTCCCCCCCGAAGCCGGAGGAAAAATACCAGCTACCGCCCTCACTGCCTATGCTAGAGCCGAAGACAGACGACAAGCTCTGCAAGCCGGTTTTCAACTTCACCTCCCCAAACCCATCGATCCATCCGAATTAATCACCGTTGTTGCCAGTCTCGCCAAACGTCCCGCATCTTTTTAA
- a CDS encoding helix-turn-helix transcriptional regulator gives MISTQEKPTQSAFSNSIISHLQVNFFHEVIEGIQDGILIATDTGNIVYSNTTAQHICRQLQPESQQSLQLPPSIQKICSFLIENKSLFPNQTITLSDEILVDQLHIFRVRVRFLELKTITSPYILITIENCYESIKNTTFSEIKQYNLTQRESEIWSLYRAKYSYKEIAQKFFISLNTVKKHMKNIHAKRHAFLELQHH, from the coding sequence ATGATTTCCACCCAAGAAAAACCCACTCAATCAGCATTTAGCAACTCAATCATCAGTCATCTCCAAGTTAATTTTTTCCATGAAGTTATTGAAGGTATCCAAGATGGGATTCTAATTGCCACTGATACAGGTAATATTGTTTACAGCAATACCACTGCCCAACATATCTGCCGACAATTACAACCGGAATCCCAACAATCTCTCCAACTACCACCGAGTATTCAGAAAATTTGTTCTTTTCTCATTGAAAATAAAAGTTTGTTTCCCAATCAAACTATTACCCTCTCTGATGAAATCTTAGTTGACCAATTACACATTTTCCGAGTCAGGGTAAGATTTTTAGAGCTAAAAACTATCACATCTCCCTATATCCTGATCACCATTGAAAACTGCTATGAAAGCATCAAGAACACAACATTTTCGGAAATCAAACAGTATAACTTGACACAGAGAGAATCGGAAATTTGGTCTTTATATCGAGCTAAATATAGCTATAAAGAAATAGCTCAAAAGTTTTTTATCTCTCTGAATACTGTGAAAAAACACATGAAAAACATTCATGCCAAGCGTCATGCTTTCTTAGAATTGCAGCACCATTGA
- the bcp gene encoding thioredoxin-dependent thiol peroxidase, which translates to MLQVGQKAPSFSITNQNGSLVSLEDFVSQWLVIYFYPKDDTPGCTTEAKDFTEYSQDFRDLGANILGISPDSEKSHCKFIDKHDLKIQLLSDSQHQVCELYDVWGLKKFMGKEYMGVIRSTFLVNPQQEIIYIWSNVKTKGHALAVLNKLKECK; encoded by the coding sequence ATGTTGCAAGTTGGACAGAAAGCACCAAGTTTTAGCATCACAAATCAAAATGGAAGCTTAGTCAGTTTAGAGGACTTTGTATCTCAATGGCTGGTAATTTATTTCTATCCTAAGGATGACACACCAGGATGCACAACTGAAGCAAAGGATTTTACAGAATATTCTCAAGATTTTCGAGATTTAGGTGCAAATATTCTTGGTATTAGTCCTGACTCGGAAAAATCACACTGTAAATTCATTGATAAGCATGATCTCAAAATTCAACTTTTAAGTGATTCCCAACATCAAGTATGTGAGCTTTATGATGTTTGGGGTTTAAAAAAGTTTATGGGTAAGGAATATATGGGCGTAATTCGCTCGACTTTTTTAGTCAACCCCCAACAGGAAATTATTTATATTTGGTCAAACGTCAAAACCAAAGGTCACGCTTTAGCTGTATTAAATAAGTTGAAAGAATGCAAATAA